Proteins encoded together in one Luteimonas fraxinea window:
- a CDS encoding isochorismatase family protein → MGLPKIAPYPLPTAAELPVARGQWLPEPKRAALLVHDMQRYFLAAFAQDDAPLAPAVQNLARLLAHCRGAGIPVFYTAQRGHQDRRDRGLQADLWGPGMQASAEHESIIDALAPADGDHVLVKHRYSAFQRSNLDTLMRARGRDQLLITGVYAHIGVLSTATDAFQRDIETFVVADAVADFSRADHDLALHWIARTCGVPLTTDRLLEMLQ, encoded by the coding sequence ATGGGCCTGCCGAAGATCGCACCGTATCCGTTGCCCACCGCCGCCGAACTCCCGGTGGCACGCGGCCAATGGCTGCCCGAACCGAAGCGCGCCGCGTTGCTCGTCCACGACATGCAGCGCTACTTCCTCGCCGCGTTCGCGCAGGACGACGCGCCGCTGGCGCCTGCCGTGCAGAACCTCGCGCGCCTGCTCGCGCATTGCCGCGGCGCGGGCATCCCGGTGTTCTACACCGCGCAGCGCGGCCACCAGGACCGGCGCGATCGCGGCCTGCAGGCCGATCTCTGGGGCCCGGGCATGCAGGCGAGCGCCGAGCACGAGAGCATCATCGATGCGCTGGCGCCGGCCGACGGCGACCACGTGCTGGTCAAGCACCGCTACAGCGCCTTCCAGCGCAGCAACCTCGACACGCTGATGCGCGCGCGCGGTCGCGACCAGTTGCTGATCACCGGCGTCTACGCGCACATCGGCGTGCTGTCGACGGCGACCGACGCCTTCCAGCGCGATATCGAGACCTTCGTCGTCGCCGACGCGGTCGCCGACTTTTCGCGCGCCGACCACGACCTTGCGCTGCACTGGATCGCGCGCACCTGCGGCGTGCCGCTGACCACCGACCGACTTCTGGAGATGCTGCAGTGA
- a CDS encoding (2,3-dihydroxybenzoyl)adenylate synthase, which yields MTDASRHTVPLRQTWPDDFVARYRAAGHWRGETFPGFLRERAARFADSVAVVGGDTRWTYAQLWSEAERIAAGLLASGLAPGDRVVVQLGNIPEFIAVVCALFRAQLVPVYALPAHRLAEVAHFARKSEASAYVCADRYETFDYRTLARELQAEVPAVRQVFVVGDAAEFVSIDALDGPHGALPGDPDPQSVAFLQISGGSTGLSKLIPRTHDDYIYSFRASNALCGIDADSVYMVALPAAHNFPMSSPGFFGALYAAARVVLSPGPGPDVAFPQIARERVTCVGLVPPLALLWADAAGKTAHDLSSLQVLQVGGAKLVPEAARRVVAGLGCTLQQVFGMAEGLVNYTRLDDADDLVLTTQGRPISADDEVLVVDDHGAPVADGEIGHLLTRGPYTIRGYHNDDAANARSFTDDGFYRTGDMVQRLPSGHLIVQGRATDHINRAGEKISAEEIEDHLLAHPQVFDAAVVSIPDEFLGERSCAFVIPGDTKPRPAELKAWVRGRGLAAFKVPDQIVFVDAFGTTAVGKVSRRELRAQLRARFLEEQKDAG from the coding sequence ATGACCGATGCATCCCGACACACCGTGCCGCTGCGGCAGACGTGGCCCGACGATTTCGTCGCGCGCTACCGCGCCGCCGGCCACTGGCGCGGCGAGACCTTCCCCGGCTTCCTGCGCGAGCGCGCGGCGCGCTTCGCAGACAGCGTTGCCGTCGTCGGCGGCGATACGCGCTGGACCTATGCGCAGCTGTGGTCCGAGGCCGAACGCATCGCCGCGGGCCTGCTCGCGAGCGGTCTGGCGCCCGGCGACCGTGTCGTCGTGCAGCTGGGCAACATTCCCGAATTCATTGCCGTGGTCTGTGCGCTGTTCCGCGCGCAGCTGGTGCCGGTCTACGCCTTGCCCGCGCACCGGCTGGCCGAGGTCGCGCATTTCGCGCGCAAGTCGGAGGCCAGTGCCTACGTCTGCGCGGACCGCTACGAGACCTTCGACTACCGCACGCTCGCGCGCGAACTGCAGGCCGAAGTGCCTGCGGTGCGGCAGGTCTTCGTCGTCGGCGATGCGGCGGAGTTCGTGTCGATCGATGCGCTCGACGGTCCGCATGGTGCGCTGCCCGGCGATCCCGATCCGCAGTCGGTCGCGTTCCTGCAGATCTCCGGCGGCAGCACCGGCCTGTCGAAGTTGATTCCGCGCACGCACGACGACTACATCTACAGCTTCCGCGCGAGCAACGCGTTGTGCGGTATCGATGCGGACAGCGTCTACATGGTCGCGCTGCCGGCCGCGCACAATTTCCCGATGAGCTCGCCCGGCTTCTTCGGCGCGCTGTACGCCGCCGCGCGTGTGGTGCTGAGTCCCGGCCCCGGGCCCGATGTCGCGTTCCCGCAGATCGCCCGCGAGCGCGTGACCTGCGTCGGCCTCGTGCCGCCGCTCGCGCTGTTGTGGGCTGATGCCGCGGGCAAGACCGCGCACGATCTGTCGAGCCTGCAGGTGCTGCAGGTCGGCGGCGCCAAGCTGGTGCCGGAGGCCGCGCGCCGCGTGGTCGCGGGCCTGGGCTGCACGCTGCAGCAGGTGTTCGGCATGGCCGAAGGCCTGGTGAACTACACGCGTCTCGACGATGCCGATGATCTCGTGCTGACCACGCAGGGCCGACCGATCAGCGCCGATGATGAAGTGTTGGTGGTCGACGATCACGGCGCGCCGGTCGCCGATGGCGAAATCGGCCATCTGCTGACGCGTGGCCCGTACACGATCCGCGGCTATCACAACGACGACGCGGCGAATGCGCGGTCGTTCACCGACGACGGCTTCTATCGCACCGGCGACATGGTGCAGCGCCTGCCTAGCGGCCATCTGATCGTGCAGGGCCGAGCGACCGACCACATCAACCGTGCCGGCGAGAAGATCTCGGCCGAGGAGATCGAAGACCACCTGCTCGCGCATCCGCAGGTGTTCGACGCAGCGGTGGTGTCGATCCCCGACGAATTCCTCGGTGAGCGCAGCTGCGCGTTCGTGATTCCCGGCGATACGAAGCCGCGTCCGGCCGAGCTCAAGGCTTGGGTGCGCGGCCGCGGGCTCGCGGCGTTCAAGGTGCCGGACCAGATCGTGTTCGTCGATGCGTTCGGCACCACGGCGGTCGGCAAGGTCAGCCGGCGCGAGCTGCGTGCGCAGCTGCGCGCGCGTTTCCTCGAAGAGCAGAAGGACGCCGGTTGA
- a CDS encoding isochorismate synthase: protein MSATRAIDARDLGGDVASLFRLHAPDRRLATDGIRSRLPAGPAATLGERVATFFATPRSGADLLVGALPFDPHQDDALYQPERFSTPGTGSLPSTLGPLFATAELPPAADYADAVARCVAVLRDAPAGEDALRKVVLARGLRVEGAAPIDPHVLAVKLGSDASVTTYVVPLPVAPGEAPAWLVGATPELLVSRRGRAVVSHPLAGSARRVGNEAEDRRRTDALLASDKDLHEHRFVVEAILDGLAPLCSQLQAPPRPSLHATATMWHLATRITGTLKTDDISSATLAGVLHPTPAVCGTPRLPALQAIRDLEPFDRGFYAGAVGWTDASGDGDWYVAIRCARVQGHAMHLFAGAGIVADSQPALEVDETAAKFMALRNALGIDDARAA, encoded by the coding sequence ATGAGCGCGACCCGCGCCATCGACGCGCGCGATCTGGGCGGCGATGTCGCCAGCCTGTTCCGCCTGCACGCGCCGGACCGGCGTCTGGCGACCGATGGCATCCGCAGCCGTCTGCCGGCTGGCCCCGCAGCGACGCTCGGCGAACGCGTCGCCACGTTCTTCGCCACGCCGCGCAGCGGAGCGGATCTTCTGGTCGGTGCGCTGCCGTTCGATCCGCACCAGGACGACGCGCTGTATCAGCCCGAGCGCTTCTCCACGCCCGGCACCGGCAGCCTGCCGTCGACGCTCGGCCCGCTGTTCGCTACGGCTGAACTGCCGCCTGCCGCCGACTACGCCGACGCGGTCGCGCGCTGCGTCGCCGTGCTGCGCGATGCGCCCGCCGGCGAGGACGCGCTGCGCAAGGTCGTACTCGCGCGCGGCCTGCGCGTGGAAGGCGCGGCACCGATCGATCCGCACGTGCTCGCGGTCAAGCTCGGCAGCGATGCCAGCGTGACCACCTATGTCGTGCCGCTGCCGGTTGCGCCGGGCGAAGCGCCCGCCTGGCTGGTCGGCGCGACGCCGGAGCTGCTGGTGTCGCGTCGTGGCCGCGCGGTGGTCTCGCATCCGCTGGCCGGTTCGGCGCGTCGCGTCGGCAACGAGGCCGAAGACCGCCGTCGTACCGATGCGCTGCTGGCCTCGGACAAGGATCTGCACGAACACCGCTTCGTCGTCGAAGCGATCCTCGATGGCCTCGCGCCGCTGTGCAGCCAGTTGCAGGCGCCGCCGCGACCGTCGCTGCATGCGACCGCGACGATGTGGCATCTCGCGACGCGTATCACCGGCACGTTGAAGACCGACGACATCTCGTCGGCGACGCTCGCCGGTGTGCTGCATCCCACACCCGCGGTCTGCGGCACGCCGCGTCTGCCGGCGCTGCAGGCGATCCGCGATCTCGAACCCTTCGACCGCGGCTTCTACGCCGGCGCGGTCGGCTGGACCGATGCGTCGGGCGATGGCGACTGGTACGTGGCGATCCGCTGCGCGCGCGTGCAGGGCCACGCGATGCATCTGTTCGCCGGGGCCGGTATCGTGGCCGATTCGCAGCCCGCGCTCGAGGTCGACGAGACCGCGGCGAAGTTCATGGCCCTGCGCAACGCGCTCGGCATCGACGACGCCCGCGCGGCCTGA
- a CDS encoding MFS transporter — protein MHTATTAPRTASALPALVFTALVGTMAMMAFVAVVGPVVRLLGLAEWHAGLSVTAAGVLWMLSARRWGRLSDRIGRRRVLLIGLTGYAVVYIAMAVFVDVALRSPPAVLVSVVMLVGTRALIGLFYAAIPPTAGALVADEVAPGLRGSAMAKLGTANALGMVLGPAAAGWIAFHGIALALYIAAALPLLALVVLWWRLPDTPPSDSLHQKPKTGMALADPRLRLPVFTVFAAMVSVTIAQVVVGFFAIDRLQLSPADGARVAGLALTAVGIGLIFAQSLVMRFKAVPPARWIAFGAFVSGIGFASSALVAVQWQLLAAYGFAAFGMGFVFPSFQALAADSVESHEQGAAAGTVAAVQGMGMVAGPLLGTLLYRWSPSAPYLFVGVVLALLSLVATLHARRPA, from the coding sequence ATGCACACTGCGACGACCGCGCCCCGCACCGCGTCCGCCCTGCCGGCGCTGGTGTTCACTGCCCTCGTGGGCACGATGGCAATGATGGCCTTCGTCGCGGTGGTGGGCCCGGTCGTGCGTCTGCTGGGACTGGCCGAATGGCACGCCGGTCTGTCGGTCACCGCCGCGGGCGTGCTGTGGATGCTGTCGGCGCGACGCTGGGGCCGGCTCAGTGATCGCATCGGCCGTCGACGCGTGCTGCTGATCGGTCTGACCGGCTACGCGGTGGTCTACATCGCGATGGCGGTGTTCGTGGACGTGGCGCTGCGGTCGCCGCCGGCGGTGCTGGTGTCGGTGGTGATGCTGGTGGGCACGCGCGCGTTGATCGGCCTGTTCTATGCGGCCATTCCGCCGACCGCCGGCGCGCTGGTCGCCGATGAAGTCGCGCCCGGTCTGCGCGGCAGTGCGATGGCCAAGCTCGGCACCGCGAACGCGCTCGGCATGGTGCTGGGCCCGGCCGCGGCCGGCTGGATCGCTTTCCACGGGATCGCACTGGCGCTGTACATCGCGGCAGCGCTGCCGCTGCTGGCGCTCGTCGTGCTGTGGTGGCGGCTGCCCGACACGCCGCCTTCGGACAGCCTGCACCAGAAGCCGAAGACGGGCATGGCGCTGGCCGATCCACGTCTGCGCCTGCCGGTGTTCACCGTGTTCGCGGCGATGGTATCGGTGACGATCGCCCAGGTCGTCGTCGGCTTCTTCGCGATCGACCGGCTGCAGCTGTCGCCGGCCGACGGCGCGCGCGTCGCCGGTCTGGCGCTGACGGCTGTCGGCATCGGCCTGATCTTCGCCCAGTCACTGGTGATGCGTTTCAAAGCGGTGCCGCCGGCGCGCTGGATCGCGTTCGGCGCGTTCGTCTCGGGCATCGGCTTCGCCTCTTCGGCACTGGTGGCCGTGCAATGGCAGCTGCTGGCGGCCTATGGATTCGCCGCGTTCGGCATGGGCTTCGTGTTTCCGTCGTTCCAGGCGCTGGCGGCCGATTCGGTCGAGTCGCACGAGCAGGGCGCGGCCGCCGGCACGGTCGCGGCGGTGCAGGGCATGGGCATGGTCGCCGGCCCGCTGCTCGGCACGCTGCTGTATCGCTGGTCGCCGTCGGCGCCGTATCTGTTCGTCGGCGTGGTGTTGGCATTGCTGTCGCTGGTCGCCACATTGCACGCGAGACGGCCTGCATGA
- a CDS encoding TonB-dependent siderophore receptor: protein MSSAPLHRTALSASIALLLSAPALAQSLSDDTDRDAVELDTVRVTAEAIARQALGTSVITVEDIERRPPANDLSELIRTMPGVNLTGNSSSGQYGNNRQIDLRGMGPENTLILVDGKPVGSRDSIRMGRSGERNTRGDTNWVPAEAVERIEVLRGPAAARYGSGASGGVVNIITKRPTGDLSGSLSLFGQVPQHGVEGGSQRAGVTLSGPLTDALSFRLYGNLNKTEADSLDLNADFLTDVGVTPPAGREGVRNKDVNALLRWDINEAHVVEFEAGTSRQGNIYAGDRAVSLDGTPLTTELAEQGAETNRMYRNSGAVTHRGRWGDASSRVTVAFEGTNNTRLNEGLAGGPEGTIGSATASSTSRLRNYAIDGEVNLPTTIGATEHIWTVGFEHRDSELEDPYSMSQSGGNGGGIPGLDPNRGGGKADAQTSAVFVEDNIYAGERWILTPGVRFDHHSQFGNNASPSLNVQFALSEDLKLKGGVARAFKAPNLYQSNPNYLYYTMGFGCPDNFPSFGSGCYILGNADLDAETSINKEIGIEWAPVSGHHASLTYFHNDYKDKVVSGFTPIGQTPGTPTVRPARLFQWENAPEAVVSGLEGNINIPLIGERGSVLKWNNNVTYMIENENKVTGQPLSVIPEYTVNTSLDWQATDALSLLLTGTFYGRQEPATRDMNNDDRCDEAGADCVSVRQVREPYNIWGIGARYRITPTISLGGGVNNLLDKRLFRESNSQYAGAATYNEPGRSYYVSMNIGF, encoded by the coding sequence ATGTCGTCCGCCCCACTGCACCGCACTGCCCTGTCCGCCTCGATCGCCCTTCTGCTGTCCGCGCCTGCCCTCGCGCAGAGCCTGTCCGACGACACCGACCGCGACGCCGTCGAACTCGACACCGTCCGCGTGACCGCCGAAGCCATCGCCCGTCAGGCGCTGGGCACCTCGGTGATCACGGTCGAGGACATCGAGCGCCGTCCGCCGGCGAACGATCTGTCGGAGCTGATCCGCACGATGCCGGGCGTGAACCTCACTGGTAACAGTTCCTCGGGCCAGTACGGCAACAACCGCCAGATCGACCTGCGCGGCATGGGCCCGGAGAACACGCTGATCCTCGTCGACGGTAAGCCGGTCGGCTCGCGCGATTCGATCCGCATGGGCCGCAGCGGCGAGCGCAACACGCGCGGCGACACCAACTGGGTGCCGGCCGAAGCTGTCGAGCGCATCGAAGTGCTGCGCGGACCGGCGGCGGCGCGCTACGGCTCGGGCGCCTCGGGCGGCGTGGTCAACATCATCACCAAGCGTCCGACCGGCGATCTGAGCGGCTCGTTGAGCCTGTTCGGCCAGGTGCCGCAGCATGGCGTCGAAGGCGGCAGCCAGCGTGCCGGCGTGACCCTGAGCGGCCCGCTGACCGATGCCCTGTCGTTCCGCCTCTACGGCAACCTCAACAAGACCGAGGCCGATTCGCTCGACCTCAACGCCGACTTCCTGACCGACGTCGGCGTCACCCCGCCCGCGGGCCGCGAAGGCGTGCGCAACAAGGACGTCAACGCGCTGCTGCGCTGGGACATCAACGAGGCGCACGTGGTCGAGTTCGAGGCCGGCACCAGCCGCCAGGGCAACATCTACGCCGGCGACCGCGCGGTCAGCCTCGATGGCACGCCGCTGACGACCGAGCTCGCCGAACAGGGCGCCGAGACCAACCGCATGTACCGCAACAGCGGCGCGGTGACCCATCGCGGCCGCTGGGGCGATGCATCGTCGCGCGTGACCGTCGCCTTCGAAGGCACCAACAACACGCGCCTCAACGAAGGCCTGGCCGGTGGCCCGGAAGGCACGATCGGCAGCGCGACTGCATCGTCGACCTCGCGCCTGCGCAACTACGCGATCGACGGCGAAGTGAACCTGCCGACGACCATCGGCGCCACCGAGCACATCTGGACGGTCGGCTTCGAGCATCGCGACAGCGAGCTGGAAGATCCGTATTCGATGTCGCAGTCGGGCGGCAATGGCGGCGGCATTCCGGGCCTCGATCCGAACCGTGGCGGCGGCAAGGCCGATGCGCAGACATCGGCGGTGTTCGTCGAGGACAACATCTACGCCGGCGAGCGCTGGATCCTGACTCCGGGCGTGCGCTTCGATCATCACAGCCAGTTCGGCAACAACGCCAGCCCCAGCCTCAACGTGCAGTTCGCGCTGAGCGAAGACCTCAAGCTCAAGGGCGGCGTGGCGCGCGCGTTCAAGGCGCCGAATCTCTACCAGTCGAACCCGAACTATCTGTACTACACGATGGGCTTCGGCTGCCCGGACAACTTCCCGAGCTTCGGCTCGGGCTGCTACATCCTCGGCAACGCCGATCTCGACGCCGAGACCAGCATCAACAAGGAAATCGGCATCGAGTGGGCGCCGGTCTCCGGCCACCACGCCTCGCTGACCTACTTCCACAATGACTACAAGGACAAGGTGGTGTCGGGCTTCACGCCGATCGGGCAGACGCCGGGAACGCCGACCGTGCGCCCCGCGCGCCTCTTCCAGTGGGAGAACGCGCCCGAAGCCGTGGTCTCGGGCCTGGAAGGCAACATCAATATCCCGCTGATCGGCGAGCGCGGCAGCGTGCTGAAGTGGAACAACAACGTCACCTACATGATCGAGAACGAGAACAAGGTGACCGGACAGCCGCTGTCGGTGATCCCGGAATACACCGTCAATACCTCGCTCGACTGGCAGGCCACCGACGCGCTGTCGCTGCTGCTGACCGGCACGTTCTACGGCCGCCAGGAACCGGCGACGCGCGACATGAACAACGACGACCGCTGCGATGAAGCCGGCGCGGACTGCGTGTCCGTGCGCCAGGTGCGCGAGCCGTACAACATCTGGGGCATCGGCGCGCGCTACCGCATCACGCCGACGATCAGCCTCGGGGGCGGCGTCAACAACCTGCTCGACAAGCGCCTGTTCCGCGAGTCCAACAGCCAGTACGCAGGCGCGGCCACTTACAACGAGCCGGGCCGCTCGTACTACGTGAGCATGAACATCGGCTTCTGA
- a CDS encoding alpha/beta hydrolase, whose translation MPNRRSTAARPLRLATLAAAAGLLFALQAVPQVASAQQRDPTKSITDTVANHASQHYTFQRFDVSSADGQRTWRVHVAAPKGAAPAGGWPAFWMLDGNAALIEFDDALLAELAAQPVPHALVFVGYANDLRIDSEARTRDYTPFTGERPVRDGGTIVGGGGADALLEVIERSIRPEVERRVATDPTQQTLWGHSLAGLFALHVLYTRTGAFDTYAAGSPSLWWGDGALLGAPEQRFVANNAGRQARVLIGLGEGERTRQVAHRDLNDPRVRVHLRRIEAAPPDSAEKLAQRLSEVDGLQVEYRQFPALTHGPMFRASLMWALHAITGVADHSDTPSHADGVDPNR comes from the coding sequence ATGCCCAACCGCCGATCCACCGCTGCACGTCCGCTGCGCCTGGCCACGCTCGCCGCGGCCGCCGGCCTGCTGTTCGCGCTGCAGGCCGTGCCACAGGTCGCGTCCGCGCAGCAGCGCGATCCGACGAAGTCGATCACCGATACCGTCGCCAATCACGCCTCGCAGCACTACACCTTCCAGCGCTTCGACGTCAGCAGCGCCGACGGCCAGCGCACCTGGCGCGTGCACGTGGCTGCGCCGAAAGGCGCCGCGCCCGCGGGCGGCTGGCCGGCGTTCTGGATGCTCGACGGCAACGCCGCGCTGATCGAATTCGACGACGCTTTGCTCGCCGAACTCGCCGCGCAGCCGGTGCCGCATGCGCTGGTGTTCGTCGGCTACGCCAACGATCTGCGCATCGATTCCGAAGCGCGCACGCGCGACTACACGCCATTCACCGGAGAACGCCCGGTGCGCGACGGCGGCACGATCGTCGGCGGCGGTGGCGCGGATGCGCTGCTGGAAGTCATCGAACGCTCGATCCGGCCCGAAGTCGAACGCCGCGTCGCCACCGATCCGACGCAGCAGACGCTGTGGGGCCATTCGCTGGCCGGCCTGTTCGCGCTGCATGTGCTGTACACGCGCACCGGCGCGTTCGACACCTACGCCGCCGGCAGTCCGTCGCTGTGGTGGGGCGATGGCGCATTGCTCGGCGCGCCTGAGCAGCGCTTCGTCGCCAACAACGCCGGCCGCCAAGCGCGCGTGCTGATCGGCCTGGGCGAAGGCGAGCGCACGCGTCAGGTCGCGCACCGCGATCTCAATGATCCGCGCGTGCGGGTGCATCTGCGCCGCATCGAAGCCGCGCCGCCGGATTCGGCAGAGAAACTCGCGCAGCGCCTGTCCGAAGTCGACGGCCTGCAGGTCGAATACCGCCAGTTCCCCGCGCTGACCCACGGCCCGATGTTCCGCGCCTCGCTGATGTGGGCGCTGCACGCGATCACCGGCGTCGCCGATCACAGCGACACGCCGAGTCATGCCGACGGCGTGGATCCCAACCGGTGA